The stretch of DNA ATGGACCACACCTCCGCCGACCGGCACCAATCGTCCCAGCGGCCCGGCCATGACTGGCTTGCGTGATCCCTGCCCCTGGGGCCCACGCTGCTTCGCAGCCACCGAGCGTCCCGTTCCAAGATTGTGCTTGGGGGCCTCAAAGCTGATCCGATAGCGATGCTTGCCGATGGCAATCTCGTCGCCAGGCATCAGACGCTGCCGTTTGCAGATGCTGCCATTGATCTTCAATCCGCCGGGACTGCGCAGATCGTCGATGTACCACCAACCATCGATCAGCTCCAACAGACAATACGCATTTTCCTGAGAGAGACGCCCTGTTGAAGCGCTCTTTTTCTCTCGGCCCATAAACAGTCGCGGTTTGTTGAGCGCAACCGATCGGCCCCCTGAAGCTGGCATGAGGTATCCGTACATGCGGTCGATTATATGCCGTCAGCAATGGGCTGTAAACTACGGTCAAACCGGATAAATGATCGTTCTCTAAGCTATAAGAGTGGTTCTGGAAAGCGTTTTCCCTTGCTGAAAATAAGTGACGGCAACCCCCATTGTGATTTTTTTTACAATCGGTGAGAAAGTTGGAGAGATCAAAGAAACCTAGACAGCGGTGTATTGTGAATAATTCACTCGGCTATCTAGGGGAAGGGGACACGGCATGAATTGTTGACAGGAATTGGATCACTGCGAACTGCCGCCCCAAGCGGAGTCTTGCCCAATATTTATATCGCAGTCTGCGGACTCAGCGTGCTATCCTGTTGCAATCGCCAAGTATTGATCTGAACTCGATCGGGAGGGTTAGCCATGAAGCCGCGTTGGACGTTGACCGTTGCCATGACGTTGTTTCTTGGAACGATGATGGCTTTGTGTCTCACTTCGGCGAATCAAGCAGCGGAACAACAATTCACCGCTGCAAAGTCGAACGCGGAGATGGGGCCCTCAGGAAAAATTGAATACGATTCCGGATATTTTGCGACGGCGATCAGCATTCCCGATGATCCTTTCTTTTCGGGAATCACAAATATCACCTTGGAGGGTCCGGAACTTACGGATCGTGGCGGAGCAGCTACGATTTCAATTCGAAACAGCAAAGCTACATTCAACGACTTCGGCGACGCTGAAGTTTTGGAAAAACGAGAAACACGACAGTTTGACGTAACGCTCGAGCCGATTCCTGCGCCGGACTTCTCCAACGAAGGACGTCATATTTTCAATCTTGTTTTCCCAGAAGGTCAATGGGAAAACCGAATCTATTTTGTTTGGTCACCAGGAACCATTACCGCTAGTCGGCTGTTGATACGGCGCGGCGATGGCAAGCTTCCGGATCTCGTGATCAAAACCGATCGCCGCCGTTTTGAGAATGAAATCTCCCTCGCGTATATATTGCCATCAGAAAATCAAATTCCACAGAAAGGGAGACCAGCGAGCGAGGACTTGTCTGATGGACTCGGGCTACAGAGCTACCATTTCCAGTCAAAAGACGTCAGTCAAACAGAAGGCGAACATCAAGGCTTCATAAGGTTCGGCTGGGATTTCGAAGGCCCGCTTAAATTAACTCACGATTTCAATCGCACGCATTTCACCCCTTTTGGCAACCCTGGAATGTCGACCGCAGCTCTCTTCTTACCACTTGTGTTCAAAGTAACGGAAACGTCGACCGAAGATTCAGTGGGGCTTGGACGCCGTCTGTTCCAGCTTGAGTATCACTCACGCAGCGGGATAGGATTCCAAGAGGGTGATGACTGGAAACCGCCGTTCGACTATTCGCTTGTGCTCGCTCCCCAAATCGATGGTCCCCATCGGTTGATTATCAGACAGCAGGGTCAGATTCGCCACGTGCTGCCGCTACACAATGCGGGTTGGAGGCGTTATCAGCAAATGCGCATAATTCTTGCTCAAACATCCAAGCAGGAGCAAGAAGCAATCCCCGAGATGCGTAGGCTTGTTGGTAATCGGCTGAGCTTCGTAGTTCAAGAAGACCAAGTCATTTCAATATCATTTCGACAACTCGTTAAAGGGGGCGCCGCGCTGGCTCACCTTGAACAATTTCCACGCTTGAAAGGCCTTAGCTTCGGTGTCTGCCGCGACCTAACACCAGACGAACTTCGACCTCTCAAAACACTTACGCAACTGGAGAGTTTGTCCTTTAGTGCGACGCCCATTTCGGACGCCGTTTTGGCCCATTTAGCGCCACTGGAGCATCTAAAGTTTCTTCAGATAAAAGAAAGTCGGCACTTTTCTAATGAGGGACTAGAAGACATTCCCCATATCTCAGATGCAGGCCTGGAGTCGATCGCTCACCTCGTCAACCTGAACAACTTGAGCCTCTGCGGCCCCGGCGTCACGGATGCCGGACTAAAATATCTTCACAAGTTGAAGGTACTCAAGCGGCTTTATTTCCAGGCGACCGGAGTCACGCTGATGGGACTCTATGACCTTTCGAAACAACTACCCGATACCGAGATCCAAGCAGCACGATTAACTACCCAAAACGGACGCGACACCTGTTCATTCAAAATCCACGGGAAACGACAGATGGTTTGGATAAGCGGGCGAGCCGACGACTCGGTCTTGCAGCAATGCGCCAAGTGTGAAGGAATCACAACATTGAGCTTCTCGGGTGTACACGCCGTCACGGACGAAGGCCTCGGCGACATTGCGAAAATGAACGACCTGGAAGGACTGGTGATCCAGCATGCCAAGCTGATTACCGATGAAGGGCTTAGCCAGCTTAAACATCAAAAGAAATTGAAATCCCTGGATTTATGGAGTTGCAGGAGCATCACTGACAACGGCTTAGAGCATCTTCATGGGCTGACTGAGCTGAAATCGCTACAACTCGGGGGAACACAGGTCACTCAGGCTGGGATCAATCGACTCCAGAAGGCGCTCCCTGCGTGCGAGATCGAGAAATGAAATATAGACCAAAATAGAGTAGCCCCTGACGCGACCACGGTACGTCGCCATTCTGCATTAAAGCAACCGGTTTGGCTTGGCCCAACGAATTCGTGAGAGCAGTACATCGCCACGGGCTTTGTCGCGCGGCATCCATTCGCCGACTGTGACCCACGATTCCTCCGGGCTGGCATTGGTGACGTTGAAGTTGCCCATCAAGGCCACGTGGTCGGCATCATTCACGCCGTCTCCCGCCAACGGCAGTACAACTCGTTCCGTCGCTCGGATCAGTCGCAACGTCTTGGGATCAACCTGAGCCATAAACAACGGGGAACGCCAGCGGATCACATTTCGGTTGGACGCATCTTTTCGCGTGTAGACGAGGAACAACCCATCGGAATGCGTGAGCCAATGTTGTTGCGTGGTTGACATGGTCAGCGGTGTTCCATCATCCCAGGTCCAAGGGGTTTTGTCGTTCCAGTTCAGACCGTCGTCGCTGACGCTCACATAGCCGCGATCATCTTCGGCGCGCATCGTCAGGTAAAAGCGTTTGCCAAAACGTGTGAGCGACGGTTCCAGCAGACCACGTTTGTGGGGATGCGTCAGGGCCGGCCCGATTTGCTTAATGCGCAGCGTCTCGCCGTCGAATCCGCAGCGGACTCCGGCGACCGAGCGGTGTGTCGGTTTGTCGCCGAATGTCAACGCGAGCAAAATGTCGCCATCGGGCAGGATCACACGTTGGCCACAATTGTTCGTATAAATAAACGAGCCGCGCGGATCATCCCATTCTAATCGTTTCCGCTCGGACCACGATCCGTCCTGTTTTCTCACGGAATAGACGGGATACCTTGCCAACTGGTCGCCGCGGGCAAAACGTGGACCCCGGTAGAAAACAACGTGCCCCATTGCCAGGACCGATTTGGTCAGTTCGTGATACTGAGGAACCACGTCACAAACGCCCGCCTGGAGTCCCTCGTGATCGGGGACCGGAACGCGACCCAGTGAGGGAATCGGTTGCGGCTCAGTCCAGACTTTGCCGAGATCCTCTGACGTCGACCAATGGACCGGCCCAAAATAATCGGAACCACCGATCACTTGTAACGTCATCAACGCCATGGGAACGCCATCCTGATCCGGCAGCCGACATGCGCGGGGATGAAACCACGTGACCGACTTCCCATCACGATTGCGCCACAACGTCTCTGTCGTAATCGAACGCACCAGCTCGTTGTTGGATTGGGCCAAAGCCGGACTAGCCAGCATGACGGCTCCGGCGGCGAGAAACTGACGGCGATCGAGGTGATGGATCATGGGAGAGGGTCCTGTTGTTATTGTACTGAACGCTTGGGGCTGAAGGTGTAAACAAAAATAAGAAAACAAATGGCCGTCCAATATGGCATCTGTGGAGTAAAGATCATACTTTACAGGCAAGGCCCTGACGATCTGATTTTAAGAGAATCCGTAATCTTCTGGTGGTGAAGGCATAATGTCCCACAGCGGCAACCAATCCATTGTTCCCGGCATTTCCCTGGATGCGGCGGGGCAGGCGACCGTAGATCCGGTGTTGGCTGATTTGCTGTTTGATTTAGCAATCCAACTCGAAGAACCGACGAATCAGCCGGTTGATGTCGAGCATGTTTTGGCGGCGATTATTTTAGCGGCTCGCCAGGGTGAGCTTGACGCCAACAGGCCGCTCACCGCTGATGC from Symmachiella dynata encodes:
- a CDS encoding sialidase family protein, whose amino-acid sequence is MIHHLDRRQFLAAGAVMLASPALAQSNNELVRSITTETLWRNRDGKSVTWFHPRACRLPDQDGVPMALMTLQVIGGSDYFGPVHWSTSEDLGKVWTEPQPIPSLGRVPVPDHEGLQAGVCDVVPQYHELTKSVLAMGHVVFYRGPRFARGDQLARYPVYSVRKQDGSWSERKRLEWDDPRGSFIYTNNCGQRVILPDGDILLALTFGDKPTHRSVAGVRCGFDGETLRIKQIGPALTHPHKRGLLEPSLTRFGKRFYLTMRAEDDRGYVSVSDDGLNWNDKTPWTWDDGTPLTMSTTQQHWLTHSDGLFLVYTRKDASNRNVIRWRSPLFMAQVDPKTLRLIRATERVVLPLAGDGVNDADHVALMGNFNVTNASPEESWVTVGEWMPRDKARGDVLLSRIRWAKPNRLL